The DNA sequence gaaaacaCATACGCATTAAAAAAGGAGAAAGCACATACGTACATTAAAAACTGCAGAAAATAAGATAGCAGTTGTATATACTTGGAAAGTGTATTAATTGCTAATTATTAAGTattgatttttttaaatgggGACGTAGCATATCAAGGGGGAGGCTGTTCGTTCGCAAGTACCTGGAACTATTTTTCACTGCGACAAAAACATCTACATTCATCCCTTCTACCATGAGGCGTAGTAATACATGCTCAGAAAAATGGCGGGAAAGTTTGGAAAAATTGtcattaaatttatcgatGTGGCGCAATTTCTaagaaatatatcgatcgagaTCTATTTCTAGTGAGATAAATTCACAATTCTATAAAGGCGGAGAGTATAAAACAACTCCGATGAATCATTgatgaagaaaataaaaaatacgaaCGAATGAATCAAAGAAGATGGCGGACCAATTAAGAGTACCGCGTTGAtacattttattctttatttctaGCAAAGGGTAGTATTTTAGAAATACGAATTCATGGATCCACGTGAAATCTTTAATTCCTGCCTAAATAACGATcgaatgataataaaatacattataatattctaataGCAAATATCGGTTAATACGACCGGAAtccataaataaaacaattggatatatacatatgtttttCAAATCGACGAAtgctattatatattttgtattgagCACTCGTTTCGGGAGAGACGCCGACGCCCGGCGCCGACGTCGTTTTTAAAGCGTCAACGTTGTGCTGGAGTAATCTCACCCAATCCGGGAGACTCATAAGTAAAAAAAATCGTTAGAATAATCAACCCTCTCAGACACGCTGGCACGTCGTAAAGATGCATTGCTGAAAGTTTTATATCGGACGTTTCCGACGTTTTTCCATCACGGTGCTAAGATAACGAAAGGGAGGGAAAATAAGCAATAAGCAATGAATTTAACATTGTGAAACGGGGCCGCGTGAATCATTTAacataaatcatttttaaatcGTGCTTGTACATATAAATTagtgagaaaaaaaaatatttccttaGCGTGGTGATATCTcgtcatatttttttttctttctttttgaaaTGGGTACGGCGAGTCGCGATTTCGAGCGCGATCGGGAGGACGAGATCCACTGCCGAATTTGTGCTAGTGACATACCAAGAAACGACGGGGTCCACATTTTCGCTGAGGATGGTAGACGGCACTACCTGCAGACCAAAATACGAAAATATCTCTACATCTTGGTAAGTCTTTCTCCGCTCCGTGTAAATCAGCGCGATCGCCGCTGTATGCGCGCctacatgtatatacatacagtTTCGTGTGTAGGCCTAACATGTGTGCGgattttttttcgaaaactcCACTTGGTACCCCGTTGCCGGATGTTTCGCGCTCAATCCCGTCTGTATCCTGTTTTCTGTACATGTCAAGAgatacatgtatatttatcTCAAAAAATTTGAGAACTGTTACAGAACTtcgaaattttgtaaaatgcCACAGCATTGATACAAGTTCGAAATACATCTTTTTGGGCAAATAAGACATTAAAAATAGTACATGTAAAGTAATTAACTCacatagaaattattattttattattgtttacaACTTAATTCGgttgattaatgaaaaatcgTATTGTAAAATCATctgtatttaaaaatgaattttaaacaaaacgatatattttatgtatttatgtaaattaatgTGAAAATTAACGCAATTATAATTCTGACGTGTATACATTGCATTCGGAATAATCGAATATCCATAATTAGGAAAATGGAAGAATCCATTTTGATGGGAATACAGAAGTGTTAAAAATTAGCATTTTATTGATTACGATAAGTATGCTATATGCACTATATAACTAGCGcatctataaatataattctattcatataataattcataaataatgCGTAATTTTCcgataaagaaaaattgtaaatgaaatatttaataaaatttgaatattaaaaaacatttttaagattaaaataaacaaaatgaattattaagaTAAAATTCAGGTTATTTTtcgtataaaaaaaaactgCCAGAAAACACACatcatttgttttataataaagtaaataaaatttattaattttacaaataatttaaaatcgattttttattaaaaattttcttgcATTTTCAATGTCTAAagatttttttcaataaataatgaaatattaaaaatgttgatttttcttattatttcaataatttttaatactttcattaatttctaatcactatttttctatatcatattttttgtactttttattcttatatcaGTTTATTATCAATACTGTAATTATATTGTGTTGTAGGTGTCCTCTGaagataaattatcaaaaatgGTATGTGTTACGTGCATTAAAAGATTAGAAAGTATTCATCGCTTTGCTATGATGGCATATAAAACGCAGGAGAAGTTAAAATCTCAGTTATATAGTAATAGTGATGATACAAATATACAGGATGTAGAAAGAGAAAGTGTTAAAGATGTGCAAAACACAAGAAGGATAGAAGACCGGGGATTATTACATACAATATTAACAAAAGTATATTACAATCATTATATgctttaatttattttgtagatatttatttaacatcCATCATCTTCTAGGGGGCAATAGAAATTTTGGCTGAAGGCGAACCACTGGGACCATCAGAATTAATGTCACAAGATGATAAATGTCATACTCCAAGTATGGAAGAAATGGAAGTCAAGGTAGACCCAAtgttatttttacaatatGGTATGGAGAATTCAGCATCAGAAACTTCAGAAGCATCTGAtacagaagaaataataacaaaaacaAACTCCCCAGAACCATTACCATTAACAAATAAgtaagaatatttatattaacatAACAAAACATGGTATAGTATCTTCTTAACATGTATGATTATATATTTACTCAATTGCATTTATCTCCTATAGaattgatgaaataaaaaaggaaacaaaagaAGAGAGCAATGATAAATTACAAGAAGATACTGAAGAACTTATTTCTAATGTATCAACTAAACCTCATGAATGTACAATATGTGCTCGATCCTTTATATCTCAAATTGGTTTACAAAATCATTTATGGTCTCATTTGCCTAAAGATAAACGACTTGATGGGAAGCCTATTTTAAGATCCCAACAAGTGTATTCTACTAATGGTGTACTTCATATGAATACCGATAATAATTCATCAAGCAATTTTATCTGTCCAATTTGtagtaaaaaaatttctaCTAAAGGAAATCTAAAAGTACATTTGGAAACTCATCGGCCTAAGGGAAAATATGGTTGTGACATATGTGGTAGAATGTGAGTACTTCAGTTAAATTTGATTGAGTATCCAATAAAGTGACTATTAATAAAAGTGTTTATTGCATTACAGCTTTAAAACACAGTCAAATTTATTCAGACACAAGGAGTACCATGGAGGAATACAATTTCCATGCAATGTATGTGGGAGAGTTTATCCAACAAATTCTACATTACGAGCTCATAGTATAACGCACTCGGATTTGAGGCCGCACGCGTGTCCTCTTTGTGATAAAACCTTTAAAAGAAATCAAGATTTAAAGTTTCACATAAATCAACATACAGGTGCAAGGCCTTATCAATGTCCATATTGTCCGAAAGCTTTCGCGAGTTCTGGAAATTGTTTCTCACATCGTAAAAGAATGCATCCTCGAGAAGTACATCGAGATAGACAAAGAGCAGCAGATTTAATGAGATGAACCATGGGTAACCAATACGAAGAATggttttagaaaaataaaatactttacgatattatcGTATCCATGTGTATTAGCTATTGGAATGAGAAACATGAGCtttaattttgaatattaatgGTGCTAAAACGCAAGGAGCAACGGAACTTTTGTATACTTTAATTGAGTCGTTCGAACATAGTACTAGGTACTTATTGTTATTGACAAGCACTTAGTTGTTTGTTCTTATGGCGTAACTAGGTCTTCTttacatattataaaatagaaacaaatatatatttttcttaattttttaactTATTGATGTTATCAAACTTGATATACTTCCATTGTTGTTGATGAATTTagtgattattatttattgactCATATATAGTACAAGTGATAATAACGATAGGTTTTAAACTTTCTagttaaaataagaaattcgtattttttacCGTTTATCAATATTTAACTTGTATACATTTTCTTCTGCATATTTAAGGGTAGAAGTTATAGACCACCCTTGCTACCATTTCTTAAAAACGATTTTATGACAATGCgatcgttaaaaaattatatataaagtaaaattttattttacatgcCCATCGTTAACGACGTAATGTCGAACATTATTCAGTCGAAGAGCagtattattcaaataattttcaatgtaaTACAAATTAACCCATCGGTAATGAAcacaatgaaatattaaactttAAAATTAAGATTAAAGTGTATCTCTCGTAATTTGCGTAAAAAATTGACTAGTAAAGAAAATTTAGTAAACGTAAGATAACTGTGATTTTTTATAAATCGGTGGTATATTAGAAAATTCAGTCATATCCGATGGGTTtaagtatatatgtattgGATATTGtagatataaaacaaaataataatagtaacgTAACTACTTATTTCCGTACGCTCAAAATTTGGTCtaaatttgacaaaatataattttttttaatatttaaatacgaataaggaatttacaatattttttgaaacCTTGAACGGGTACTCTGTATATTGTATGTGATATTTTTAAGCAACATGTACTTAGTATATTTTCAAGAGACAAAAGGTACAAAGGGTTGGacgttgaaattatttgatatttatttcacGATTGTTGTGTCACCGAAGgaacgattttatttttttcttgaGAATAACGTAAATGGATTTGAATGGTGATGAACGTTCTAAAAAAAGGAACGTGTTATTTTGTCCATATAAAAAGAGCTGTTTAACGATATTTGAtaaagtatttatatttatgaaatgattaaaaaatgaccaaaggcgaaaaaagaaaagaaccgGAAAAGGAAGCATTTCTTTAGGgaataaaagtagaaaattttgTAGTTCGAGGCATATTTTTAGCACAATACATGAACAATATCATCATTAAGTAACGTTAAGACTGTATACGAAATTCTGTGTCAAATTAGAGTAATTGCGTAAATGTAAGAGATTAGTATACAATATCAATGGCTGTATGTGACGAAAGATGATGAGTCTAGTTTATTCAAAATACAGTATTAAGTATAATGAATAATGTAGAGGCTGTAGCTACCGTTACAAACGATCATAATGTTATTCTTTTAAACAGATATACGATTAAAGAAAAGTAAATGTTAACTAAAGTCTGAGTAGCTTTTAGGAAACTTTAGATAAGAGTTTTTAGAGAAGAAGTCATGTAAATGTAGAGGATTATAGCCTCTGCTTCCATATGTATCGTATACATCGCACACGTGCTAGATACTCCAAAAAAGCGGATGTTTGATAATGGACGATCACAGAATAATGTACGACGATCACGTAATTAAGAAGTAGTACTTACAGACGGAAGAAACCGTGTGTAACTGCGTGCTACCATTGCTAAATTAGTGTAGTAGGGTGGCCAAGCTTTCGCCATACTGAAAATGAAATGGACCAAGAAAGAATGGAATAGTATTGTAATTAACACATCGAATTcaatttaaaacaaatttcaatgGTCTTTTTCATCGTGTATTTAGCTTCGGTTCTAAGATTATTTCTTAAATCAGATGAtatttaaaagtatttaaaaataaatgtttcgataaaatattttctcacgTTTTATACACAAAAAATACTTGATAATGCGGAAGCTTTGACGAACAGCCACCCTAGCTTATTTAGAGATACAATCGTATATTTTGCAATTACCTTTTTGCAGACGCTTGTCAGTTACGTAGTTAAGTAGACGAAGATTATTGGATAATTATATACCCGCgaaaataatcaatttttgatagaaaaaaaatgaagagATAATCTCGTTCTCACGGCTCAATTTTTACATCTAGTTTTTGAAGCAGGGATGAGCAAATTATCTTTCTCCCTTCTGAATTTCGTTTTAACCCTAATACTGCCAAATACATTGCTTCCGGATTATGTTATAGTTGTTGACAATGTTAAACAGTGTATTCTTATGTattatgttaattaattataaaaacatgttattataaaatttaattatattatttataaaaattaatataatttataatataaattaatataattattataatttaattatattatttataaaaattaatataatttataatataaattaatataattattataatttaattattttatttataaaacattaattataaaaatcttgTCTTAGTTATTAGtgctatatttttaaatagatttGCTCAACTCTTGCTATAAGGAGTCAAAAATTGAGTATTTTTTTAAAGTTCACGTAACACAGAGGCGATTAGCATTTAAATTAGCGATTAAAACAATATCTCAGAAGTGCCAGTAAAGCAGTGAACTAACGTAGTGTATTCCGGCAGACAAATATTGGATAATTATATGTAGATTCGAGGTATGAGTTGTCGATAATATCAATTGTGACACATAATAAAATGATTGTATAAAAGGTCAGCAGTAAAAGTTTACGCTTTCATTCCATTATGTTCTATCCTTTGCttaattatcattttcatttcatataATCATCAAATAATCATCCAGCAGGACGAACGCGAACTCGAATATATTAAACGCATTCTTTATCATTGATTTTTCGCGATTCAGTAAAAATACTCGAAATTTTACAGTTCTACTCGGTAAAACAAAAActtgataaaaaattaatcattCTTTGTCATAGATTTTATCTCAATGTCTTGTCTTGTCTTGTCTACATAAAATTTCCTTATCCTTTTTCCGTATTTATCcgtatttcatatttacatGTAATGTATTACATGTA is a window from the Bombus huntii isolate Logan2020A chromosome 6, iyBomHunt1.1, whole genome shotgun sequence genome containing:
- the LOC126867053 gene encoding zinc finger protein 90-like isoform X1; translated protein: MGTASRDFERDREDEIHCRICASDIPRNDGVHIFAEDGRRHYLQTKIRKYLYILVSSEDKLSKMVCVTCIKRLESIHRFAMMAYKTQEKLKSQLYSNSDDTNIQDVERESVKDVQNTRRIEDRGLLHTILTKGAIEILAEGEPLGPSELMSQDDKCHTPSMEEMEVKVDPMLFLQYGMENSASETSEASDTEEIITKTNSPEPLPLTNKIDEIKKETKEESNDKLQEDTEELISNVSTKPHECTICARSFISQIGLQNHLWSHLPKDKRLDGKPILRSQQVYSTNGVLHMNTDNNSSSNFICPICSKKISTKGNLKVHLETHRPKGKYGCDICGRIFKTQSNLFRHKEYHGGIQFPCNVCGRVYPTNSTLRAHSITHSDLRPHACPLCDKTFKRNQDLKFHINQHTGARPYQCPYCPKAFASSGNCFSHRKRMHPREVHRDRQRAADLMR
- the LOC126867053 gene encoding zinc finger protein 90-like isoform X2, which gives rise to MVCVTCIKRLESIHRFAMMAYKTQEKLKSQLYSNSDDTNIQDVERESVKDVQNTRRIEDRGLLHTILTKGAIEILAEGEPLGPSELMSQDDKCHTPSMEEMEVKVDPMLFLQYGMENSASETSEASDTEEIITKTNSPEPLPLTNKIDEIKKETKEESNDKLQEDTEELISNVSTKPHECTICARSFISQIGLQNHLWSHLPKDKRLDGKPILRSQQVYSTNGVLHMNTDNNSSSNFICPICSKKISTKGNLKVHLETHRPKGKYGCDICGRIFKTQSNLFRHKEYHGGIQFPCNVCGRVYPTNSTLRAHSITHSDLRPHACPLCDKTFKRNQDLKFHINQHTGARPYQCPYCPKAFASSGNCFSHRKRMHPREVHRDRQRAADLMR